The following proteins are encoded in a genomic region of Rathayibacter sp. VKM Ac-2759:
- the mobC gene encoding plasmid mobilization relaxosome protein MobC, with product MTPEEDAHLRARAEVLEVTVPRLLFESAMNAQVRTDTEWRLVVAELFRASKLLQKTSDNMNQLARFANTTGQFPQEAVDAAAEYRRVRQRIEATVDRLAGL from the coding sequence GTGACTCCGGAGGAGGACGCGCATTTGCGTGCCCGTGCCGAGGTTCTGGAAGTGACGGTGCCGCGGCTGTTGTTCGAGTCCGCGATGAATGCGCAGGTGCGGACGGACACGGAGTGGCGCCTGGTGGTCGCTGAGTTGTTCCGGGCGTCGAAGCTGTTGCAGAAGACGTCGGACAACATGAACCAGCTCGCGCGGTTCGCGAACACCACAGGTCAGTTCCCCCAGGAGGCGGTGGACGCGGCGGCGGAGTACCGGCGGGTGCGGCAGCGGATCGAAGCGACCGTGGATCGGTTGGCGGGACTGTGA
- a CDS encoding recombinase family protein, which produces MAKLVGYARVSTDKQDATAQRDALHAAGVPLERIYVDAGRSGSNRDRPKLREAMAACDEGSTLLVTKLDRLARSLPDARDLVAELTERGVSLSIGGAVHDPTDPVGRLLFNMLAMVAEFEAEMIRSRTREGMAVAKAKGRLKGRKPKLSAKFEQLMVAEYRTGEHTVAELAEQYGVGRATVYRALDRAKAKGDGSLALSLAETRDEAAA; this is translated from the coding sequence ATGGCGAAGCTGGTTGGGTACGCGAGGGTGTCGACGGACAAGCAGGACGCGACGGCGCAGCGCGACGCGCTGCACGCCGCCGGGGTCCCGCTCGAGCGCATCTACGTCGACGCCGGCCGCTCGGGCTCGAACCGGGATCGGCCGAAGCTACGCGAGGCGATGGCGGCGTGCGACGAGGGCTCGACGCTGCTGGTCACCAAGCTCGACCGGCTCGCGCGATCGCTGCCGGATGCGCGCGACCTGGTGGCGGAGCTCACGGAACGCGGCGTGAGTCTGAGCATCGGGGGAGCGGTGCACGACCCGACCGATCCGGTGGGCCGGCTGCTGTTCAACATGCTCGCGATGGTCGCTGAGTTCGAGGCCGAGATGATCCGATCGCGCACGCGCGAGGGCATGGCGGTCGCGAAGGCGAAGGGTCGGTTGAAGGGTCGCAAGCCGAAGCTGTCCGCGAAGTTCGAGCAGCTCATGGTGGCGGAGTACCGCACCGGTGAGCACACGGTCGCGGAGCTGGCCGAGCAGTACGGCGTAGGCCGCGCGACGGTCTACCGCGCGCTCGACCGAGCGAAGGCGAAGGGCGACGGATCGCTCGCTCTGTCGCTCGCAGAGACGCGAGACGAGGCGGCGGCGTGA